One stretch of Flavobacterium sp. 9 DNA includes these proteins:
- a CDS encoding DoxX family protein, with product MNEIIKQILYSDLGTPFNNAAFLVFRVLLAVELFRVHGMKKFRVENGQREHVPNPLHLPEKLNGLVATFSDTVVPFLIILGIGTRLVVLPTIGVTAVGYFVVHRKDSLEVRDVPYMYTLSLLLILALGAGKYSLDSYLLTFLNN from the coding sequence ATGAACGAAATTATCAAACAAATCCTTTACTCAGATTTAGGAACACCATTCAACAATGCGGCATTTTTAGTATTTAGAGTATTACTTGCAGTTGAGCTATTCAGAGTACACGGAATGAAGAAATTTAGAGTTGAAAATGGACAAAGAGAACACGTTCCAAATCCACTTCATTTACCAGAAAAATTAAACGGATTAGTCGCTACTTTTTCTGATACTGTAGTTCCGTTTCTTATCATTTTAGGTATCGGAACCCGACTTGTTGTCTTGCCAACTATTGGCGTTACAGCCGTAGGATATTTTGTCGTACACAGAAAAGATTCACTCGAAGTACGCGACGTTCCTTATATGTACACGTTGTCTTTATTATTAATCCTTGCACTTGGAGCAGGAAAATATTCACTTGATTCTTATTTATTAACATTCTTAAACAATTAA
- a CDS encoding amidohydrolase has product MKADLILFNGKIHSFNAETPNVTAVAIKDGKFIAVGNDSNIMEFASEETKIIDLQNKRVVPGINDSHIHLIRGGLNYNLELRWDGVPSLADALRMLKEQVDRTPNPQWVRVVGGWSEFQFAERRMPTLQEINAIAPETPVFILHLYDRAIMNRAALKAVGYTKNTPAPPGGQIERDSNGEPTGLIIATPNAMILYSTLAKGPTLSYEHQINSTRHFMKELNRFGITSVIDAGGGFQNFPDDYKVVNELNEKKQLTVRIAYNLFTQKPKHEFEDFEDWIDTVKLYQGDDMYRHNGAGEMLVFSAADFEDFLQPRPDLPENMEAELEKVVRLLVENRWPFRLHATYNESITRFLNVFEKINQEIPFNGLPWIFDHAETIDERNIERVKNLGGGIAVQSRMAYQGEYFTDRYGAKAAENTPPIKKMLEMEVPVGGGSDATRVSSYNPWVSMYWMTVGKTVGGLQLYNESRLSRETALELYTRGSAWFSQEQAKKGDVKVGMFADLVVLDSDYFSIPDEDIKKIEADLTIVDGKIVYANGDFSSFSPPHIPILPDWSPTNIYNGYPTKSNLQSAIEKNSKADAKPSLTSQIHSCSGSCDVHAHSHDIARMSNVPVNNYNAFWGALGCSCFAF; this is encoded by the coding sequence ATGAAAGCAGATTTAATTTTATTCAATGGCAAGATTCATAGTTTCAATGCCGAAACGCCAAATGTTACAGCCGTAGCAATCAAAGACGGAAAATTTATTGCAGTTGGAAACGACAGCAACATAATGGAATTTGCTTCTGAAGAAACCAAAATAATCGATCTTCAAAATAAAAGAGTTGTTCCCGGAATCAACGATTCGCACATTCACCTTATTCGTGGCGGTTTAAACTACAACTTAGAATTGCGTTGGGATGGCGTTCCTTCGCTTGCAGATGCACTTCGAATGTTAAAAGAACAAGTCGATCGTACACCAAATCCGCAATGGGTTCGTGTGGTTGGTGGTTGGTCAGAATTTCAATTTGCTGAACGCCGAATGCCAACTTTACAGGAAATTAATGCAATTGCACCTGAAACTCCTGTTTTTATTCTGCATTTATACGATAGAGCAATTATGAACAGAGCCGCATTAAAAGCTGTTGGTTATACTAAAAACACGCCAGCGCCTCCCGGAGGGCAAATTGAGCGTGATTCAAATGGCGAACCAACCGGACTTATTATTGCGACTCCAAACGCCATGATTTTGTATTCGACTTTAGCAAAAGGACCAACGCTTTCGTATGAGCATCAAATCAATTCGACGCGTCACTTCATGAAAGAATTGAATCGTTTTGGGATAACAAGTGTTATTGATGCCGGAGGAGGATTTCAGAATTTTCCCGACGATTATAAAGTTGTAAACGAACTAAACGAAAAGAAACAATTAACGGTAAGAATCGCCTATAATCTTTTTACTCAAAAACCAAAACACGAATTCGAAGACTTTGAAGATTGGATCGATACCGTAAAATTATATCAGGGCGATGATATGTATCGTCATAATGGTGCGGGAGAAATGTTAGTTTTTTCTGCTGCTGATTTTGAAGATTTCCTTCAGCCAAGACCAGATCTTCCTGAAAATATGGAAGCAGAATTGGAAAAAGTAGTTCGTCTTTTGGTAGAAAATCGCTGGCCATTTAGACTTCATGCAACTTATAACGAAAGCATTACAAGATTTTTGAATGTATTCGAAAAAATCAATCAGGAAATTCCGTTTAACGGATTACCCTGGATATTTGATCATGCCGAAACTATTGACGAAAGAAACATCGAACGTGTCAAAAATCTAGGCGGAGGAATCGCAGTTCAAAGCAGAATGGCATATCAAGGTGAATATTTCACAGATCGATATGGCGCAAAAGCTGCCGAAAATACGCCACCAATTAAAAAAATGCTAGAAATGGAAGTTCCCGTTGGCGGAGGTTCTGATGCCACAAGAGTAAGCAGTTACAATCCTTGGGTTTCAATGTATTGGATGACAGTTGGAAAAACGGTTGGAGGTTTGCAATTGTATAATGAAAGCAGATTAAGTCGAGAAACGGCATTAGAATTATATACCAGAGGAAGCGCTTGGTTCTCTCAGGAACAAGCCAAAAAAGGAGATGTCAAAGTTGGAATGTTTGCTGATTTGGTAGTTTTAGACAGCGATTATTTTTCTATTCCCGACGAAGACATTAAAAAAATCGAAGCAGATCTAACCATTGTCGACGGAAAAATTGTGTATGCAAACGGGGATTTCTCCTCCTTTTCACCGCCTCATATTCCGATATTACCAGATTGGTCACCAACGAATATTTACAACGGTTATCCAACCAAAAGTAATTTGCAAAGTGCGATCGAAAAGAACTCAAAAGCAGATGCAAAACCAAGTCTGACTTCTCAAATACACAGTTGCTCCGGAAGCTGCGATGTTCATGCTCATAGTCATGATATTGCCAGAATGAGCAACGTGCCCGTAAATAACTATAACGCATTTTGGGGCGCTTTAGGCTGTTCCTGTTTTGCCTTTTAA
- a CDS encoding Dps family protein: MKANIGIKQESITKVVDVLTKVLADEFVLYTKTKKAHWNVEGPDFYNKHIFFEQQYEALDEIVDAVAERIRTLGHYAPGTLKEYLALTHLTEETREKNDSTGYIKELLADHESILIHLRENINNFAAELHDAGTSDYITGLLENHEKMAWMLRAHLK, from the coding sequence ATGAAAGCAAACATCGGAATTAAACAAGAAAGCATCACAAAAGTTGTAGATGTATTGACTAAAGTTTTGGCTGACGAATTTGTACTTTATACCAAAACAAAAAAAGCACATTGGAATGTAGAAGGTCCGGATTTTTACAACAAACATATCTTCTTTGAGCAACAATACGAAGCGCTTGACGAAATCGTAGATGCTGTTGCCGAAAGAATCAGAACTTTAGGTCATTATGCGCCCGGAACTTTAAAAGAATATTTGGCATTAACGCATTTGACAGAAGAAACAAGAGAGAAAAACGACAGCACAGGTTATATCAAAGAATTATTGGCAGATCACGAAAGCATTTTAATTCACTTACGTGAAAACATCAATAATTTTGCTGCCGAACTTCACGACGCCGGAACCAGCGATTATATTACCGGACTTTTAGAAAATCACGAAAAAATGGCATGGATGCTTCGTGCTCACCTGAAATAA
- a CDS encoding alpha/beta fold hydrolase, producing MSTFKTQDGTEIFYKDWGTGTPVVFHHGWPLSSDDWDAQMMFFLKQGYRVIAHDRRGHGRSGQSSEGNNMETYASDIAELTAFLDLKDAIHVGHSTGGGEVIRYAAKYGKLRVAKAVIISAVTPIMIQNETNPEGVPLSVFDEIRQGTAFNRAQYFYDFPIPFYGWNREGKVVQEGIRHNWWRQGMMGSVLAHHDGIKAFSESDFTEDLKSLDIPVLVLHGEDDQIVPYGQAPRAAALLKNGKLISYPGFPHGMPTTEAETINNDILAFIKA from the coding sequence ATGAGCACATTTAAAACACAAGACGGAACAGAAATTTTTTACAAAGATTGGGGAACAGGAACACCAGTAGTTTTTCACCACGGATGGCCATTATCAAGTGATGACTGGGATGCTCAAATGATGTTTTTCCTAAAACAAGGATATAGGGTTATTGCACATGATCGCCGCGGACACGGTCGTTCAGGTCAAAGTTCAGAAGGGAACAACATGGAAACTTACGCATCAGATATCGCAGAACTTACTGCATTTCTTGACTTAAAAGATGCAATTCACGTAGGTCACTCAACCGGAGGTGGTGAAGTAATACGTTACGCAGCAAAATACGGAAAATTACGTGTTGCAAAAGCAGTAATTATTAGCGCTGTAACACCAATTATGATTCAAAACGAAACAAATCCTGAAGGAGTTCCATTATCAGTTTTTGACGAAATCAGACAAGGAACAGCTTTTAACAGAGCGCAATATTTTTATGATTTCCCAATTCCGTTTTACGGATGGAACCGCGAAGGAAAAGTAGTTCAGGAAGGAATTAGACACAATTGGTGGCGTCAGGGAATGATGGGTTCAGTTTTGGCACATCATGATGGAATCAAAGCTTTCTCTGAATCAGATTTTACAGAAGATCTTAAAAGTTTAGATATTCCGGTTTTGGTTTTACACGGAGAAGATGATCAGATCGTTCCTTACGGTCAGGCGCCAAGAGCTGCAGCACTTTTGAAAAACGGAAAACTAATTTCTTATCCTGGTTTTCCTCACGGTATGCCAACTACAGAAGCGGAAACTATCAACAACGATATTCTGGCTTTCATTAAAGCATAA
- a CDS encoding YoaK family protein, with protein sequence MEIQKNIWYVTLLLTMIAGYCDTVTFVAADSIFSAHVTGNFIVFAYQIIKGSDVHAWIKLLTFPVFIMAVITGGRIALKNTNHYTILFWEGIVLVLSGIASYAFGFLEIFSEWTIYTIAMATVFAMGLQNAFGKLYAKETHGPTTMMTGNVTQASLDLGSILKNGLKDAEILLSFKKQVVTIMGFLTGCFLGAIAGKFFGLGTLIIPGIAMLICYHYHREK encoded by the coding sequence ATGGAAATACAAAAAAACATTTGGTACGTAACCCTGCTTCTAACCATGATTGCAGGGTATTGCGATACCGTAACATTTGTTGCCGCAGATTCTATATTTTCGGCACACGTTACGGGCAACTTTATTGTCTTTGCTTATCAGATCATTAAAGGTTCTGATGTACATGCCTGGATAAAATTACTAACATTTCCGGTATTTATTATGGCCGTTATTACCGGAGGAAGAATCGCCTTAAAAAACACAAACCATTATACAATTTTGTTTTGGGAAGGTATCGTGTTGGTTTTAAGCGGAATTGCTTCTTATGCTTTTGGCTTTTTAGAAATTTTTTCAGAATGGACGATTTATACTATCGCAATGGCAACCGTTTTTGCAATGGGACTTCAGAATGCTTTTGGAAAATTGTATGCTAAAGAAACTCATGGTCCAACAACTATGATGACCGGAAATGTAACACAAGCTTCTTTGGATTTAGGCAGCATATTAAAAAACGGATTAAAAGATGCCGAAATCCTGTTGAGTTTTAAGAAACAAGTAGTTACTATTATGGGATTTTTGACAGGTTGTTTTTTGGGCGCAATTGCAGGAAAGTTTTTTGGTTTAGGAACTCTGATTATTCCCGGAATTGCCATGCTGATATGTTACCATTATCACCGCGAAAAATAG
- a CDS encoding phosphoribosylpyrophosphate synthetase, translating into MSTIQQPSFDTVTEALQWLNQQGFTENFNLDENCIRYNNNKQTMSPEEFKIEYLFRFEGDTDPGDEDIVYGIISEIYNIKGVLTSAFGIYADAVSAEMIRKLSTHS; encoded by the coding sequence ATGAGTACTATTCAACAACCCTCTTTTGATACTGTTACAGAAGCTTTGCAATGGCTAAATCAACAAGGTTTTACCGAAAACTTTAATCTTGATGAAAACTGTATTCGTTACAACAATAACAAACAAACGATGTCACCGGAAGAATTCAAAATCGAATATCTATTCCGTTTTGAAGGAGATACAGATCCCGGAGATGAAGATATTGTTTACGGAATTATATCTGAAATCTACAATATAAAAGGTGTTTTGACCAGCGCTTTTGGAATCTATGCCGACGCTGTTTCTGCTGAAATGATCCGTAAACTTTCAACACATTCTTAA
- a CDS encoding histidine kinase dimerization/phosphoacceptor domain -containing protein encodes MNLIPIIPVKNHVRALFAVTFFILVNYSVPAQSKEDSNVLKSKINKAGNTSQKVELLLRLSAYYLNKDHEYKADLDEADILNGQARQLATSLHYKSGIGKSILLNAQINREKGDQKNGLKKAKEVLDYSIKNNLAELQADAYLELAMYGESLSERIKYKEMAIPILKKNGAKEKQADVLKEIGELHLMQDNCDKGLAILKESLLLYKSIKYPHLQGVYNLFSDGYTHTGNFAEALKYALLAEKTALAVHDSSLQLSSIYNHVGMAYLNLQKKNNAAEYFYKGLEIAKKHKSTDYVRVIGDNLCSVFILQKKGNDALKLLKDMQVNYPSYDEERQIKENYLFLGIYRVLNNNEKATIYYNKLVAYYGKNAEKKAENRMPILRSFVRYHYQLKNYTDLYPVIYRLDSLARASNNTIMLSDNYLIWFKADSSRGNYLDAIKHYQLYKNILDTIYKGETNKQINNLQIQFDTDKKDKNIDLLTQQAKVQQIQIQKDTVVRYVFIGSVVVLILFLAFLYNSFRSKKKKNEELEIQRQQINEQNELNKKMLIEKEWLLKEIHHRVKNNLQIVISLLNTQSAYLDNEDALMAIQNSQHRMHAMSLIHQKLYQSDNLANIDMSWYIYELINYMKECFDTDRNILFVLDTEKVYLDVAQAVPLGLIINEAINNTIKYAFPSGRKGEVHVSLKNTEANQYQLIIDDNGVGLPADFEDTERDSLGMNLMIGLSDQIDGIFDMKSDNGLKIKITFTRNTEFEGSSDNAEII; translated from the coding sequence ATGAATTTGATCCCTATTATTCCTGTCAAAAACCACGTACGCGCCTTATTTGCAGTAACCTTTTTTATACTCGTAAATTATAGCGTTCCGGCGCAATCCAAAGAAGATTCAAATGTGTTAAAAAGTAAAATCAATAAAGCTGGAAACACGTCTCAAAAAGTCGAATTACTGTTGCGTTTGAGCGCTTATTATCTAAACAAAGATCACGAATATAAAGCCGATTTAGATGAGGCGGATATTTTAAACGGTCAAGCAAGACAATTAGCTACTAGTTTACATTATAAATCTGGAATTGGAAAATCAATCTTGCTTAACGCTCAGATTAATAGAGAAAAAGGAGATCAGAAAAATGGTCTGAAAAAGGCAAAAGAAGTTCTGGATTATTCCATAAAAAATAATTTAGCAGAACTTCAGGCAGATGCTTACTTAGAACTTGCTATGTATGGGGAATCACTGAGTGAGAGAATCAAATACAAAGAGATGGCCATCCCAATTTTAAAAAAAAATGGAGCAAAAGAAAAACAAGCAGACGTTTTAAAGGAGATTGGCGAATTGCACCTTATGCAGGATAATTGCGACAAAGGACTCGCTATTTTAAAAGAATCGCTGCTTTTGTATAAATCGATAAAATATCCTCATTTACAAGGCGTATATAACCTCTTTTCTGATGGTTATACACATACAGGGAATTTCGCAGAGGCTTTGAAGTATGCCCTTTTAGCAGAAAAAACAGCCTTAGCTGTACATGATAGTTCACTACAGTTAAGTTCAATTTACAATCATGTTGGAATGGCATATCTTAATCTTCAAAAAAAAAATAATGCAGCGGAATATTTTTATAAGGGTCTGGAAATAGCCAAAAAGCATAAAAGTACAGATTATGTCAGAGTAATTGGTGATAATCTTTGTTCGGTATTTATTTTGCAAAAAAAAGGAAACGATGCGCTCAAACTTTTAAAAGATATGCAGGTAAATTATCCTTCTTATGATGAGGAGAGGCAGATAAAAGAAAATTACCTTTTTCTTGGTATTTACAGAGTTCTGAACAATAATGAAAAAGCCACGATATACTATAATAAATTGGTAGCCTATTATGGCAAAAATGCAGAGAAAAAAGCCGAAAACAGAATGCCAATTCTGAGAAGTTTTGTCCGGTATCATTATCAGTTAAAAAACTATACCGATTTATATCCGGTAATTTATCGCTTAGATTCGCTTGCGAGGGCGTCGAACAATACTATAATGTTGTCTGACAATTATCTTATCTGGTTTAAAGCAGATTCTTCAAGAGGAAATTATCTCGATGCCATAAAACATTATCAGCTATATAAAAACATTTTAGATACTATTTATAAAGGTGAGACAAACAAACAAATTAACAATCTTCAAATTCAATTTGACACTGATAAAAAAGACAAAAATATTGACTTACTGACGCAACAAGCTAAAGTACAGCAAATACAAATTCAGAAAGACACCGTAGTAAGATATGTCTTTATAGGAAGTGTTGTCGTTCTAATACTTTTTCTGGCGTTTTTATACAATAGTTTCAGATCCAAAAAGAAAAAGAACGAAGAACTTGAAATTCAGCGACAACAGATTAACGAACAAAACGAGCTGAACAAAAAAATGTTGATCGAGAAAGAATGGCTTTTAAAAGAAATTCATCATCGTGTCAAAAATAATCTTCAGATCGTTATAAGTTTATTAAACACACAATCGGCTTATTTAGATAATGAAGACGCTTTAATGGCGATACAAAATAGTCAACACAGAATGCATGCGATGTCATTGATTCATCAAAAACTATATCAATCTGATAATCTGGCTAATATAGATATGTCTTGGTATATTTATGAATTAATAAACTACATGAAAGAATGTTTTGATACTGATAGAAATATTCTTTTTGTTTTAGATACAGAGAAAGTATATCTTGATGTTGCTCAAGCAGTTCCGTTAGGATTAATTATAAATGAAGCGATAAATAATACTATTAAATATGCTTTTCCTTCAGGCAGAAAAGGTGAAGTACATGTTTCACTAAAAAACACAGAAGCAAATCAATATCAACTTATTATAGACGATAATGGCGTTGGACTTCCGGCAGATTTTGAAGATACCGAAAGAGATTCGCTTGGCATGAATTTAATGATTGGTTTAAGCGATCAAATAGATGGAATTTTTGATATGAAAAGTGATAACGGATTGAAAATCAAAATCACGTTTACCCGAAACACAGAATTTGAAGGATCATCTGATAATGCAGAAATTATATAA
- a CDS encoding M17 family peptidase N-terminal domain-containing protein — translation MKNTTLLSTYRLRNSYLILFTALFFANASFAQTATLGSTTTWGKVDGVSINGLVQGPSSAEAELQVACVFEYTEGDIFNPPALPANLNGMVHLDDALKGIITELRKSGKFTGHSLETLLITPPKGTLAAKQLLLIGLGDRNKFTPDLMISVGSVATREALRLGVSNFAFASDIKDAGIDSPTALVATNVVLGSFEAYRTQTYLKDKKLSDYKPLTKITLLAGPSFYNVAGEGIKEAITKLNAK, via the coding sequence ATGAAAAATACCACACTTTTATCCACATATAGACTTAGAAATTCTTATCTAATTCTTTTTACAGCATTATTTTTTGCTAATGCTTCTTTTGCACAAACAGCAACACTCGGATCAACAACCACTTGGGGAAAAGTTGACGGAGTTTCCATAAACGGATTGGTTCAGGGACCATCATCAGCCGAAGCAGAATTGCAAGTTGCCTGCGTTTTCGAATATACTGAAGGTGACATTTTTAACCCTCCTGCCCTTCCTGCAAACTTAAACGGAATGGTACATTTAGACGATGCCTTAAAAGGAATTATTACCGAATTACGCAAAAGCGGAAAATTCACCGGACATTCTCTTGAAACTTTATTGATTACACCTCCAAAAGGAACTTTGGCAGCCAAACAATTATTACTTATTGGTCTTGGCGATCGCAATAAATTCACACCAGATTTAATGATAAGTGTAGGAAGTGTTGCCACGCGCGAAGCTTTGCGTTTAGGCGTTTCTAACTTCGCTTTTGCAAGTGATATTAAAGATGCAGGAATCGATTCTCCCACGGCTTTAGTCGCAACAAATGTTGTTTTAGGCTCTTTTGAAGCTTATAGAACCCAAACCTATTTAAAAGATAAAAAATTATCAGATTATAAGCCTTTGACAAAAATCACTTTGCTTGCAGGACCATCATTCTACAATGTTGCAGGCGAAGGAATTAAAGAAGCAATTACAAAACTTAACGCTAAATAA
- a CDS encoding alginate export family protein: MESSKSISPKNKNFGIIIICFLLIGSIASAQNFKLLRYDENYEFLKDSSRNFYENLKFIPLNKQKDFYMSLGGEARYEYVDFNNEDWGRLNIGHNNFFLQRYDLHADVHLGKTFRVFAQLRSALQDGRINGPRGIDEDQLNVQNLFLDVNLYQKEDKKLTIRAGRQELDYGSGRLISVREGPNARLYFTGAKIMYSSARFSIDGFAMMADTVYKGVFDNKMSKQINLWGAYSKIIFPKAGNLDLYYLGIQKKESLFEEGIAPEKRHTIGTRFWKYGGGFIYNLEAAYQFGSFGSGNINAWTASADLGYSFENIKFKPTINLRNDYISGDQNQGNGNLQTFNPLYPKGGYFGFSPQVGPVNLIDIHPYATMDLLPQLKMQVDVVFNWRYSLQDGVYRPSGTLNLPGSASDKRYIGTAYLANFTYSISKYISVVSGIQYFKTGAFIDDIIPNSKDGVFFNARLGFKF, encoded by the coding sequence TTGGAATCATCAAAATCCATATCGCCAAAAAACAAGAACTTCGGAATCATCATAATATGTTTTCTTTTAATAGGAAGCATTGCATCGGCGCAAAACTTTAAACTTTTGCGTTATGATGAAAACTACGAATTTCTAAAAGATTCAAGCAGAAATTTTTATGAGAATCTAAAATTCATTCCGTTAAACAAACAGAAAGATTTTTATATGTCTCTTGGAGGTGAAGCAAGATATGAATACGTTGATTTCAATAATGAAGATTGGGGAAGATTAAATATTGGTCACAACAACTTTTTTCTGCAACGTTATGATCTTCATGCCGATGTTCATTTAGGAAAAACCTTTAGAGTATTTGCACAATTAAGAAGCGCTTTGCAAGATGGCAGAATCAACGGTCCAAGAGGAATTGACGAAGATCAGTTGAATGTTCAGAATCTTTTTTTAGATGTAAATCTATATCAAAAAGAAGATAAAAAACTAACGATTCGTGCCGGAAGACAAGAACTTGATTACGGTTCAGGAAGATTAATTTCAGTAAGAGAAGGTCCAAATGCGAGACTTTATTTTACAGGAGCAAAAATAATGTACTCTTCTGCCAGATTCTCAATTGACGGTTTTGCCATGATGGCAGATACAGTTTACAAAGGCGTTTTTGATAATAAAATGTCGAAACAAATCAATTTATGGGGCGCTTATTCCAAAATAATATTCCCAAAAGCAGGAAATCTGGATCTTTATTATCTCGGAATACAAAAAAAAGAATCACTGTTTGAAGAAGGAATTGCTCCCGAAAAAAGACATACAATAGGTACAAGATTCTGGAAATACGGCGGAGGTTTTATTTATAATCTTGAAGCTGCATATCAATTTGGGAGTTTTGGTTCCGGAAATATTAATGCCTGGACAGCTTCTGCAGATTTAGGTTATTCCTTTGAAAATATAAAGTTCAAGCCAACGATAAACCTTCGAAATGATTATATCTCGGGAGATCAAAATCAAGGCAATGGAAACCTGCAAACGTTTAATCCGTTGTATCCAAAAGGAGGATATTTTGGTTTTAGTCCGCAAGTGGGTCCCGTAAACCTTATCGACATTCATCCTTATGCCACGATGGATTTATTACCACAATTAAAGATGCAGGTCGATGTGGTTTTTAACTGGAGATATTCACTGCAAGACGGTGTTTACAGACCAAGCGGCACACTAAATCTTCCCGGAAGTGCATCAGACAAACGTTATATCGGGACGGCTTATCTTGCTAATTTTACCTATAGTATCAGCAAATATATATCAGTCGTAAGCGGAATTCAATATTTTAAAACAGGCGCTTTTATCGACGACATCATTCCAAATTCTAAAGACGGCGTTTTCTTTAATGCCCGACTCGGATTTAAATTTTAA
- a CDS encoding hydrolase: MKPSVNLLSPDNHALVLIDFEGQMAFATSSIALSELRNNVAIVCGASKIFNVPTIVTTVFEESFAGPVFPEIEEYYPIATSGYIDRTTMNTWEDENAYKAITGTKKQKLVLAGLWTGVCIVGPALSAIEEGYEVYVITDACGDVSTEAHERAIQRMIQVGAQPITSIQYILELQRDWARQETYVPVTNLMKKHGGSYGLGIHYAHNMLKH; the protein is encoded by the coding sequence ATGAAACCATCAGTAAACTTATTATCACCAGACAATCACGCATTAGTATTAATTGATTTCGAAGGGCAAATGGCATTTGCTACAAGCAGTATTGCTTTGAGCGAATTGCGTAATAATGTTGCTATTGTTTGCGGCGCATCAAAAATCTTTAATGTTCCAACAATTGTAACCACTGTTTTTGAAGAAAGTTTTGCAGGACCGGTTTTTCCGGAAATTGAAGAATATTATCCAATCGCAACTTCAGGATATATTGACCGTACAACAATGAATACCTGGGAAGACGAAAACGCTTATAAAGCAATTACAGGAACGAAAAAACAAAAACTGGTTCTTGCAGGATTATGGACAGGAGTTTGCATTGTTGGTCCAGCTTTATCTGCTATTGAAGAAGGTTATGAAGTTTACGTAATTACAGATGCCTGCGGAGATGTAAGCACCGAAGCACACGAACGCGCAATACAAAGAATGATTCAAGTTGGTGCACAACCTATAACTTCTATCCAATATATATTAGAACTTCAAAGAGACTGGGCACGTCAGGAAACATACGTTCCGGTAACGAATTTAATGAAAAAACACGGCGGATCTTACGGTTTAGGAATTCATTATGCACACAACATGTTGAAACACTAA